Below is a genomic region from Rhodopirellula bahusiensis.
ACAATGCGGCGTCATCGCCACTCAATGAAAAAGCTTCGGCACCAAGTGCGTCGTCGGTAATATCCAAATCAGCAACCTTCAATCCGCCCGAGAGATCCTCATCTTCCGCAACAAGTGTGAGCGGAGTAACGAGGGTGAAACTGGGTGCTTCGTTGACATCGGTGACGGTCAGTGTGAAGCCTGTTGAGGAATCAATTCCGCTGCCGATGGACGAATCATCCACGTTCACCGTCACAGTGAGGGTCGGTGCGGTCTCGAAATCGAGGTTCGCACCGCTCTTCAAGAACAATTCGTTTCCGTCGATCTCAAACAAGGATGCGTCGTCGCCTGACAAAGACAGCACGTTTGTTCCCGTGGCATCGTCGGTGACGATGATGTCCGCCATCTTGATTCGAGTGCCTGTTGAGGTGTCTTCCGCAAGCGAAGTTCCTGCTTGGCTCAGGCTCACCGTTGGCGACGAGTTCACATCCGTCACGGACATCGAATGAGCGACGCTGTCCAGAGCACTGGCGGACAAACTCGCGTCGTAGACTTCGACTGTCACGTCCAGCGTCGCATTGCTATCGAAATCCAACGCAGCGTCGTTGACCAACCAAAGTTCCGTGCCATCGATGCGGAACAAGGCCGCATCGGCTCCGACGAGCGCAAACGTTTCGGTGCCTAAAGCATCATCCGTGACGACGATGTCGGCGACCTTCATGCCGGAGGACAGGTCCGCACCTTCGCTGACCGTCGTGACTTGATTGGACAGACTCACCGAAGGAGCTTCGTTGACGTTCGTGACCGTCAGCGTGAAGTCCGTCGAGGAATCGATGCCGCTGCCGATGGACGAATCATCCACGTTCACCGTCACAGTGAGAGTCGGTGCGGTCTCGAAATCGAGGTTTGTGCCGCTCTTCAAAAACAGCTCGGTTCCGTCGATCTCAAACAAAGCCGCGTCGTCGCCCGACAAGGACAGGACGTTCGTACCCGTGTTGTCATCAGCCACGTTGATGTCCGCCATCTTGATTCGCGAACCCGTTGAGGTGTCCTCTGGCAATAAAATGCCGTCTTGGCTGAGCGTCACCACTGGGATCGAGTTCACGTCGGTGACGGTGATCGAAAACGGATCGGTGTCATCTGGAGAGGAACCCACTGTGGCATCATCCACCGACACCGAAACATTCAAGGTGCTTTTGGTGTCGAAGTCGAGCGTCACGCCATCCTTCAAATACAACTTTGTGTCGGAGTCTCGTAGTTCAAAGTAGGCGGCGTCGGTGCCGAGCAGGTTGAACGTGTTGGTTCCCAGGCCATCGTCATTGAGCGTGATGTTCGCAACGTGCACACCACCGGTCAGGTCGGCGTTCTCTGCAATGGAAGACAGCACAGTGGTAAAGGAAAAGGATGGAGCCGAATTCACTTGGTTGACCTGAACCGTAAAGGTCTCTTCGGTAAACGAAGAGTCAGCACTGGTTGCGCGGACCGTAAAACTGTGCTCCGTCTCCACGTCGTAATCCAACGCGGCCGCCAGCGTCACAATTCCGGTGTTTGAATCAATGGCGAACTTGGAATCAGGATCACTCACCAAGCTGTAAGTCACCGCTTCGCCATCCGCGTCCGTCGCGGAGGCCTGGATGCCAACGGCGTCTCCGATTTCAGCATCTTCGTCGACACTGTCGGGATCTGCATCGACATCCGAAACCGCTCCGATGGGCGTGTTGGGAGAAGTTGCCTCGACGAAGGTCAGCGAATTGATCTCTTGATTATCCAATTGATTCAAACCAATGTCCGATCCATCGAACAGCAACTCGACATTGGCCACGGAAGTGCTTCCGCCAATCCGAGTGGAGGTCATGGTCAAGCGAAAAACATCTTGGTTGGTTCCCGTCACGCCACCAATGGTTGTGCTTGCTTCGCTTCCCGCGTGGACCGAGATTAATAGATCGCCTGCCGTAACAGCGACGCCCCCGATCGCTGTGCTGGACTCAACGACATGCAGACCAACGATCTTCTCTGTGAACCCAAGATTTCCACCATCGCTTCCTTCAATCAGAACCGCCGCGGTACCTGACGTATTGGATTCGCCGACCGTATCGGCATGGTAGGTGATGACACGATCATGCTCGCTGCCACCGGAATGAGATAACAGAAACGTGCCTTGAGCGAGAGTCGTGTCGCCCACAGTAACGCCGCCTACGCTCTCCACCAGCGAGATGCCTCGGACATCATCACCGTTGAGCGGATTGTCGAGCAAGAAAAAGAAGTCACCGGAGGTGTAGTCGCCCGGCGTGGATGCTCGGAACACGATCACGTCTTCCCGATCAAACTCTTTGTCGGGTTCCGTTTCGCTCGAGAAATCAATGCCGCTCTGGTCGATCGAAAAGATCAGGTCTCCAGCTAGCAACTCAAAACTATTCGCCCCCGTCCCAACGCTCAGACCGGACCAAACCGCATGCATGCCGGAGATGCCGACATCGGTGTCACTAATAAAGTTCTCCAGACGGAAACCGATTGTGGACGCGGTTCCGGAAGTCGTTCCCCCGTTCCCATCCAGCGTCAATCCAGGGTCGCTGACTTGAATGACCTGGTCTTCGCCCCAGTTCGTTAGACCAGCGACACTCGACTCGCTCACATCGTTGTCCGTGGTGAACCACAAACCATCGATTTCGGACTGGTTCCCCACACGAATCGTGATTGTTTGCGTGGCTGTATTGCCCTCTGCATCCTCGACATTCACAACCACGGTATAGGACGACTGACTTTCGAAGTCCAACACTCCGTCGGTCAAAATCAACTCGTCTGAATTTCCGCCGCCGATCGAGAATTTCGCGGCATCCGCACCACCGGTGACCGTGTAAGTAAACGTTTCGTTTTCATCGGCATCGATCGTTGAGAAAACGCCCACGCTCAGGCCGGACGTGGTGTTTGTGTTCTCAGCGACTTCGTTGGGTTGAAAACCAAGCGAGATCGGTGCCCCATTGGTTTGTGACGCACCCAAGCCAATTCCTTTGGGATGATCCAAACCGGCGATGCTGAGACTGGTAACGTTGCTGCCATCCAGGTCGGACATGGAAATGTCAGACGATCCGGAATTGGTCCAGTAGAGTTTTCCGTTGAGGTGATCGATCGCCAACCCATCTGGAGTGTCCACGTCCGAGTCGATCAATTTGCTGCGATTGGATCCATCCAGATCTGCTCGCCAGATGGCACTGGATGCTCCTGCGGACACGGAGTAGTAGAGCGTGTCATTGGCGATGTCGAGCGTCAATCCATTGACTGCGGCGCCAAATCCACCAGGGTGAGTGAAGAGTGTTGTGCGATTGGACCCGTCTAGGTCCATGCGTTCGACTTTCCTCGTCAGTTCATCCGTCCAATAGACATGGCCGTTGACGAGGTCCAGTTTGATGTCGTCTGGTTTGGTGAGGTTCAGGCCCGCCGTCACCAAAGCAAGCGTTTCCGTATTCCCGCCATCCAGGTCCGAACGTTTGACGGCATTGTATGAGTCACCATCTTCGACCCAGTAGATTTTGTCGTTGGCGAGATCGATCGCCATGCCGCGGGGTTCATCCAGTCCCGTGTGGACATTGACCAGTCCTGTCCCATCAAAGTTAACACGGCGAATGCGATCGCTATCCGGTTCTGAAAAATAGATGTGTTGATTGACGGAATCCACAAACAATTCGTCTGGGTTTGACAATCCACTCTGGACTGTTTGGACATCGGTCCCATCCAGTTTGGATGATTGAATCTCATCTGTCCCACTGTCTATCCAAAAGATGCGATCGATCACGCCAGCCTGGGCTTGATAGGATCCGCTGTCGAGTCGTCCGTCGAGCGAACTGTATCCCCGTGCGTCTTCGCCGACCGCGTCCTCCGGTTTCGCCGCATCAATGGCCGCGCTGCTGCCCTGCAGTTTGTGCGTTTGGACATAGCCACCATTGTTCGCGAGTGCCTCCAGGTCCACGTTTGCCCCAACCAGATCGCTGCCAAAACCGGAAGCCGATCCAACATCGCCAATGAGGTTCCCACCGTTGGAGGTGAATGCCCCGTGGACGTCAGGGTTGCTCGAGGTGGCCGTGTTGCCGGAGACGATCGAGTTGGCAATGGTTGTCGTACCAGCTTCGACGAAGATGCCCCCGCCAATATTGGATGAATTCAAAGTGAATGTGGAATGAACGATATCCGCATTCACCTTCGTGTAGAGGCCGCCGCCCGCATTGGCCCCCGTGTTTCCACTCACCGTCACATTCGTCAATGAAATGGAAGTCGCACTCGATTCGACAAAGATCGCCCCACCAACCGTTGCCACGTTGCCCGACAAAGTGACCCGGTTCAACGTCGCGGTTCCTCGGTTCGTGATGCCGCCGCCCGTGTTGGTGGCGTAGCCATTCACACCGCCGTTGCCGATGATCGCAACATCGGTCAGTTCGATGGTACCTTTGTTACCAATCGCTCCGCCTTCCGTCGCAGTGTTGTCGGTCAACAGAGCACGTTGCAAAACCAGCCCAGCAGATGGTGCCTCAACCCGAATTGCACCGCCCATGTCGCCCGAGGCATTCCCGCCCTGCAACGTCACATCCGACAACCTCAACGTCCCACCGCGAACATCAAAGATGCGACTCAATTCCCCCGCGTCGATGATGGTGGTGTTGATTCCATGACCGACGATGGTGACATCCTTCAGAATGTCGAGGTCACCGTACGAGTTCGCGTCGTCTTCCGTTTGTTGGCGAGTGAGTTTGAAGACAGTCGACGTATCCAGCGATGCACTAAAGACAATGGTGTCGCCACCGGCTCCGGCGTTCGCTTGCGTGATCGCTTCGCGTAGTGACATTTCGCCATTGTCGTTGGACTCGTCGACCCAAGTCGTCACCGTGATCGTTGCGAGTTTGTGTTGCCAGGACTCCTGGAATGCTTCGCTGACAACGATGTCCGCATCAATGACACCGGTGGCGTATTCCAGATCCCAGTCGGCACCGTAGCGCACGTGTCCGGTGTCATCATCGCTGGCGGCCACGTCCGCTCCGGTGAGCGCCGCAATCGAATCAACAAGCGTTCTTCCTGACGCATCCTCGGCCAAGTCGCATCCATAGAAAAGAATGTCCGCATCGGATGTCAGCGCATGCTGCCACGAGGCTATCTCGCCCGCATAGGCGTCCAGGTTGTCAGCTCCGAGCCACAGATTTCCGAGCCGAACCGACGCGTCTTCTGAGTGCGAGATGATTTGCAATGAACGGACGTCTGAGCGTGACTCCAGAATCTCAGTGATCTGCGTGATCCCGTCGCGATTCGCGTCCAGGACGAACACCTCACTGTCGGCTCGATGCAAACGCAAGTCTTCGAGCAAAGCATCGAGTTCCGG
It encodes:
- a CDS encoding DUF4347 domain-containing protein, giving the protein MSKFAKHWWQRCCLRVDHVATLAQQSTRSRGPAAYGKRSPKISTLEPMVLFSATPIDPAMMDASAGDGAAAATVLEIPLDSEAESQQSTTSSSVQNPEQQSASVASEIIIIDALTPELDALLEDLRLHRADSEVFVLDANRDGITQITEILESRSDVRSLQIISHSEDASVRLGNLWLGADNLDAYAGEIASWQHALTSDADILFYGCDLAEDASGRTLVDSIAALTGADVAASDDDTGHVRYGADWDLEYATGVIDADIVVSEAFQESWQHKLATITVTTWVDESNDNGEMSLREAITQANAGAGGDTIVFSASLDTSTVFKLTRQQTEDDANSYGDLDILKDVTIVGHGINTTIIDAGELSRIFDVRGGTLRLSDVTLQGGNASGDMGGAIRVEAPSAGLVLQRALLTDNTATEGGAIGNKGTIELTDVAIIGNGGVNGYATNTGGGITNRGTATLNRVTLSGNVATVGGAIFVESSATSISLTNVTVSGNTGANAGGGLYTKVNADIVHSTFTLNSSNIGGGIFVEAGTTTIANSIVSGNTATSSNPDVHGAFTSNGGNLIGDVGSASGFGSDLVGANVDLEALANNGGYVQTHKLQGSSAAIDAAKPEDAVGEDARGYSSLDGRLDSGSYQAQAGVIDRIFWIDSGTDEIQSSKLDGTDVQTVQSGLSNPDELFVDSVNQHIYFSEPDSDRIRRVNFDGTGLVNVHTGLDEPRGMAIDLANDKIYWVEDGDSYNAVKRSDLDGGNTETLALVTAGLNLTKPDDIKLDLVNGHVYWTDELTRKVERMDLDGSNRTTLFTHPGGFGAAVNGLTLDIANDTLYYSVSAGASSAIWRADLDGSNRSKLIDSDVDTPDGLAIDHLNGKLYWTNSGSSDISMSDLDGSNVTSLSIAGLDHPKGIGLGASQTNGAPISLGFQPNEVAENTNTTSGLSVGVFSTIDADENETFTYTVTGGADAAKFSIGGGNSDELILTDGVLDFESQSSYTVVVNVEDAEGNTATQTITIRVGNQSEIDGLWFTTDNDVSESSVAGLTNWGEDQVIQVSDPGLTLDGNGGTTSGTASTIGFRLENFISDTDVGISGMHAVWSGLSVGTGANSFELLAGDLIFSIDQSGIDFSSETEPDKEFDREDVIVFRASTPGDYTSGDFFFLLDNPLNGDDVRGISLVESVGGVTVGDTTLAQGTFLLSHSGGSEHDRVITYHADTVGESNTSGTAAVLIEGSDGGNLGFTEKIVGLHVVESSTAIGGVAVTAGDLLISVHAGSEASTTIGGVTGTNQDVFRLTMTSTRIGGSTSVANVELLFDGSDIGLNQLDNQEINSLTFVEATSPNTPIGAVSDVDADPDSVDEDAEIGDAVGIQASATDADGEAVTYSLVSDPDSKFAIDSNTGIVTLAAALDYDVETEHSFTVRATSADSSFTEETFTVQVNQVNSAPSFSFTTVLSSIAENADLTGGVHVANITLNDDGLGTNTFNLLGTDAAYFELRDSDTKLYLKDGVTLDFDTKSTLNVSVSVDDATVGSSPDDTDPFSITVTDVNSIPVVTLSQDGILLPEDTSTGSRIKMADINVADDNTGTNVLSLSGDDAALFEIDGTELFLKSGTNLDFETAPTLTVTVNVDDSSIGSGIDSSTDFTLTVTNVNEAPSVSLSNQVTTVSEGADLSSGMKVADIVVTDDALGTETFALVGADAALFRIDGTELWLVNDAALDFDSNATLDVTVEVYDASLSASALDSVAHSMSVTDVNSSPTVSLSQAGTSLAEDTSTGTRIKMADIIVTDDATGTNVLSLSGDDASLFEIDGNELFLKSGANLDFETAPTLTVTVNVDDSSIGSGIDSSTGFTLTVTDVNEAPSFTLVTPLTLVAEDEDLSGGLKVADLDITDDALGAEAFSLSGDDAALFEVVGTELRLRAGITLDAITNPNLDVTIDLDDASLGGGSEDTESLQIQVTTTNTPPTLSDWQDNSLAGQTVTVPASVFNGLSDDVDGQVLTAHLSAGPLVGVLDLQADGSFTFTPPPGFIGSISFEWTAFDGRQHSAAATVTLTFLPVPVVPPPPAPTPPEDTSGSNSDASDADSNDSSNDSDNGDNSEDSSSDSESESTNESDSAEVAVGMPNAATTNPDGTAQQSGQPGGAEEASTELERMNASVNEARLAQEAAEREMQIDRNQLGLTQSGGRVQRLDLDFDFGSDGVAMTSIDYALMTQPGEMWDQLDNYQQKVNSQIKGDLIVVGTAGAAASSVTVGVVAWALRSGLLLSGLIAHMPAWSAVDPLLIMQGFSGTGDGETLEELMDRHDKAMTDE